The genomic region TTGCTTTAAAATATCATTTTCCATCGCTAGCCGTTGATTTTCCTTCCGAAGACGAATCAACTCATTTTCTTCAGGAGTGCGATTGTCCTTCTCTTTAAAGGACCCGGACTTCTCAAATCGGCTCACCCAATTATCAAAGGTAGAAGGATTCAGCTCGTACTCTTCAATAATCTGTTTCCTAGGTTTACCGTTCTGATAAAGCTGGACCATCTGCTTCTTAAACTCCTCTGTGAACGTACGTCTGGACCTCTTAGTCATGGTCAGTGCTCCTCGCTATTTGAATTGAGATAAGTTTACCTGACCTTAATTTACATGTCCAATTTAGTGTAGCCTATCCAGTTGTGATAATGGGGAAGGCGAGAGTCTAAAGAGAATCTTTCCCCATTCGTCTAATAAAGAAAATAAACGAGTACACGATAGTTAGTACCTCTCAGTGTATCATATATTCATTGATTTGGGATTAAATTCCTTTTTGCTTACATCGCTGTTAACACGTTCTGCGCTTTGCAGTCTTCGCTAGTAGCTCTCCATGTACTGAATGTGAATAACACCTTTTCTCTTTGTTAGAAGAATCGTGTCACGTACAATAAAGGGAGAAGATTAGGGGGGATGGAATCATGAAACTTACAGATAAATTATATGGAACAGTTGAAGTGGAACCTGTACTAGCAGAACTTGTTAGAAGTAAGCCAATCCAAAGGTTGAAAGGAATTCATCAAGCGGGGGCGAGCTACTTAGTTGAAGAGACATGGAATGTGACGAGGTATGAGCATTCTGTCGGGGTCATGCTACTAATAAGAAGACTAGGGGGGACGGTTGAGGAGCAAGTGGCAGGGCTTCTACATGACGTATCGCATACCGCTTTCTCACACGTCGTAGACACGGTGTTGAATGTACATAACGAAGATTATCATGAACATATATTTGAGGAGGTCGTCATGAACTCCGAAATTCCATCGATCTTAAATAAGCATGGAATGAACGTGGAGCGTGTGTTTCAAGAGGAACAGTGGACGTTATTAGAACAGCCTGCTCCTTTGCTATGTGCGGATCGAATTGATTACACGCTTAGAGACTTATCCCGTTATGGATATCGGTCAATTGAGGACGCGCAACAAATCGTCCGACAATTTCGAGTGGAGGATGGTTTGATTTATCTCGACTCTGTCCAGGCAGCTGAGAGGTTTACGGAATGGTATTATGAAGAGGTGATCGGTTTCTTTATGAATCCGAAGAACATGTTCGCGAACTATTGGATGGCAAATCTCCTAAAGGAGTCATTGCAGAAGGGGATCATCTCAAGAGACGATTTCTTGTTAGAAGATCAAGAAGTAGTAGAGAAGCTGCTCCAGTCTAATGATAAGTCGGTCATCCAACAACTACGTCATCTACAACCGAGTAGTAAAGTGGTGAAAGATGAGCATGATTACGATTTCCATCAAAGGCTGAAAGTAAGGTTAATTGATCCTTCCATTCTGGTAGATGGCCAACTTGTAAAGGCATCTCAGCAATCCGTCAACGTGAAGCGCATGGGGGAGGAAGCAAGACGAACGTTTGAGGGAGGAGTTAGGGTGAAAGTGGTCACTGTTCCAAATACATAAGATTTTCGCGTTTAACAACCACTGAAAAGGTGAAACGTAAGGGTGTGATTGGGTGGACATTCGCTCATTGACACCCTATTTCTCATAAGTATATACTAAAGATGTAAATATGAGCATATAATCATATATTAGAGAGAGTCGTTTTAGAACGGAGGAGTAGATTATGGGACATCATCATCACCATCATGACCATTCTAATGGAAATATACGTACCGCATTCTTTCTTAACTTCTTCTTTACGATTATTGAAATCATTGGTGGCCTACTGACCAATAGTATGGCTATCTTATCTGATGCGTTACATGACCTTGGAGACTCGCTTTCTCTAGGGTTAGCATGGTTTCTTGAGAAGTATTCGAAGAAAGGGCACGATGAGAAATATTCATTCGGCTATCGACGGTTTTCTTTGTTAGCTGCACTCATTAATAGCGTCGTTCTTGTCATCGGATCGGTATTTATTCTAACCGAAGCTGTTCCTCGGTTACTAAATCCTGAGTCTCCGAACGCCGCTGGTATGATTCTTCTTGCGGTATTAGGGATTGTTGTAAATGGAGCGGCCGTAGTTAAGATGAAAGACGGCGAATCCATGAATGCGAAGGTCATCTCTTGGCATTTACTTGAAGATGTTCTTGGCTGGGTAGCCGTTCTTATCGTAAGTATTGTGCTTTTCTTCGTGGATCTACCGATTCTTGACCCACTACTGTCCATTGGGATTACTCTATATATTCTGTACAACGTGATTATGAACTTGAAGAAGACAATGGAACTATTCCTTGAGCGGGTTC from Pontibacillus halophilus JSM 076056 = DSM 19796 harbors:
- a CDS encoding transposase, giving the protein MTKRSRRTFTEEFKKQMVQLYQNGKPRKQIIEEYELNPSTFDNWVSRFEKSGSFKEKDNRTPEENELIRLRKENQRLAMENDILKQ
- a CDS encoding HD domain-containing protein — encoded protein: MKLTDKLYGTVEVEPVLAELVRSKPIQRLKGIHQAGASYLVEETWNVTRYEHSVGVMLLIRRLGGTVEEQVAGLLHDVSHTAFSHVVDTVLNVHNEDYHEHIFEEVVMNSEIPSILNKHGMNVERVFQEEQWTLLEQPAPLLCADRIDYTLRDLSRYGYRSIEDAQQIVRQFRVEDGLIYLDSVQAAERFTEWYYEEVIGFFMNPKNMFANYWMANLLKESLQKGIISRDDFLLEDQEVVEKLLQSNDKSVIQQLRHLQPSSKVVKDEHDYDFHQRLKVRLIDPSILVDGQLVKASQQSVNVKRMGEEARRTFEGGVRVKVVTVPNT
- a CDS encoding cation diffusion facilitator family transporter; the encoded protein is MGHHHHHHDHSNGNIRTAFFLNFFFTIIEIIGGLLTNSMAILSDALHDLGDSLSLGLAWFLEKYSKKGHDEKYSFGYRRFSLLAALINSVVLVIGSVFILTEAVPRLLNPESPNAAGMILLAVLGIVVNGAAVVKMKDGESMNAKVISWHLLEDVLGWVAVLIVSIVLFFVDLPILDPLLSIGITLYILYNVIMNLKKTMELFLERVPDGIQLDDIKQRIEQIDNVLSIHHTHLWSLDGEHHAFSTHIIVPDHMQKDDVCTIKSQVNKIIRDIHLDHVTIEIEYESEECSVNQVHHH